From one Coffea eugenioides isolate CCC68of chromosome 11, Ceug_1.0, whole genome shotgun sequence genomic stretch:
- the LOC113752850 gene encoding uncharacterized protein LOC113752850, whose translation MENKLAWEMAIERLANTSNDKIDKSTSTTNQLFERIEGRMDQLTTMYRNIEVQINQIANSINNRNHRELPSKTEVNLREHINAINLRSGKTVEGPKFGEFSGKKDKEVANEEMKENQKDYVVIDIDLPPSNVPSYVHFLKDIISKKRKVVDNEIIALTEECSALIKNKLSPKFKDLRSFFYSLHY comes from the exons ATGGAGAACAAATTGGCTTGGGAGATGGCAATTGAAAGACTAGCAAATACATCAAATGACAAAATTGATAAATCAACTAGTACTACCAACCAACTATTCGAAAGAATTGAGGGAAGAATGGACCAACTTACAACCATGTATAGAAACATAGAGGttcaaattaatcaaattgCCAATTCGATTAACAATAGGAACCATAGAGAATTACCTAGTAAAACTGAAGTTAACCTTAGAGAGCACATCAATGCTATCAATCTTAGAAGTGGTAAAACGGTAGAGGGACCTAAATTTGGTGAGTTTAGTGGTAAAAAGGATAAGGAAGTAGCAAATGAGGAAATGAAAGAGAACCAAAAAGATTATGTTGTTATTGATATTGATTTACCTCCTTCTAAT GTTCCCTCTTATGTGCATTTCTTGAAGGATATCATATCAAAGAAGAGGAAGGTTGTGGATAATGAGATaatagcattaacggaagagtgtagtgcattgattaaGAACAAACTCTCTCCTAAATTTAAAGATCTGAGAAGCtttttctattccttgcacTATTGA